Part of the Chroicocephalus ridibundus chromosome 17, bChrRid1.1, whole genome shotgun sequence genome is shown below.
AAGCCATTAGTTTGTTAAAtcagagaaagaagcagaagtgagttgaaaagaagtgggaaaaggaggtGGTTACAGTGCAGCCCGTCAGCAGGAGAAGGGATCGTCGCTCGGAGCGAGCTGTTACCTTCCATCCTTCGGCTGCAACGGAGGCTCCGTTGGGCCACAAGTCTGCGTGCCCAGGGGAGACGGCAGCCGCGAGCGGATCGTAACGGAGcttgggaaggaaaggggaggcaGAGCTTCTCTGAAACACCTGGGGAGTCAAACACGGGGGAGGGGGTTGGAGGAGGGAGGCTTGGGGGTAACGACAACGCAGCCCGTGACCACAGGGATGCTTGCCAGGGCCAGCCAGGACCAGGATTCGGCAACCATCGGCAGAGAGGAAAACATCGGCTGTTCTCATTAGCCATGAGGCATCTCCGTCCCTTTGCTGCCTGCAGCATTGCcggtgccctgcctgcagcatcgCCGGTGCCCCTGCTGGCAGCATCGCCGGTGCCCCTGCCTCCTGGGGGAAAACCAGTGGGAAAAACCATCCACAACCCCCTTGGGCACCTTGACCACAGCAAACGGGGGAGGGCACAGGGGACACACAGCTTTGGGGGGGTTCAGAGCCTCAGGACGGCGTCTCGGGTGGGATCTCTGCGGGGTGCCCTGtgcacaaaacccaaccaacctcCAGCTGAAGCTGCGCAGCGTTAAAAAACAAGTGGGTTTGGCTTAAAGCCCAAGACGGGGTGGAAGTGAGGAAGAGACGGTGAACCAGGCAGGCAGCACCTGGACCCGGCGAGGGGTCCGGCAGGGTACAACTGCTCCACGGTGCCCGTCCCCGCGGCATCGCGCTCCTGCTGGGAGACAGGCGAGGAGGGGGAAGCGCAATGCTGTGCCGGTGCTTGGGATGTCATTCCCCAGACCCGGTCCCAAGGcggtccccaggagcagccacaCGTGAGCGGACAGGGCAGGGCGGGCATCGCCCCCGGTGCGGGTAAGCTGGGGCATCCCGCAGCCCCTCCCGCGCTCACCTCCAGCTCCGCAATGATGCGGTCCTCGTCGTCGTCGTCTTTGATGGCAGAGGCGATGATGGGAGGGGTGGACGCTGGCCTGACCACCTCCGACACCGTCCGTCTCAGCTTCACCTGGGGCTTCTGGGTCTCCAGCTCCTCCGACTCGGCCTTCTGCAAGGGGGGAGCGGGGtggtgaggggtggggggcactgggagctggtTTTGCCGATGGTGACCCGTTcagtgcagcccagcagcctccccgTGGCCCCTACCTTCATAAAACCGGGCTCCTTCTTGCTGGTGACGATGACTTCGCCGCTGCGGGTTGTGGTCAGCCCGTGGGACGAGGGGAAGCTCCGGCGCGGAGGGGGAGGTGGCGGCGATTTGGAGGGTTTCTCGGTCCGGTACCGTGGCACCGTCAATTCGTCTGGACACAAATGATGCTGTGAGGGCACGAGACTTtccctgcccctctactccaacACCCGAGGctcccccgctgcctccccgggcACAAACCTCCCCCCCGGGGCACCACTGCTCAGCCCAGGGAGACCCGCTGGTGACACGCAGGATCAGGCCCCCACCATGCCCGGGATCCGGAGGTggacccctgccctccccacgccGTACCTGAGCCCCGGCGGCCGTTGgggtcccctttgccccccgacTTGGGTGCGTGCTGCGGCTTGGAGGGCTTGTGCTCGGGCGTGGAGGCGGCGCTGCCGCTGCCCGTGCCTTGCTTGTGCTTGGCAGCGAACTCCAGGTCGGGGATGGCCTTCATCAGCTCGGCCTGTGTCTCCTCCAGGAGGCGGTTGATGTCCTTGGCGCTGTACTGGGTCAGCGCCGCCCGCTTCTCCTCCCAGTCCCGCTCGGCAGCCTGCGGAGGGACGGCagagccccctgcagcccccgtcCACGCGGCAGCTTCTCCTGCCTTCGCAGGCAGGACGggacccaccgctgccccccaACCTGCCGCCGAGCcccggaggggtggggggaccaGCACTGCCCCTTCCCCACGCTGCACCCCCCCCGCGATGTGCTCCCGAGGCTGCCAGCGTCACCCGGAGCTCCCCACCCTCCACACACCCCATCGGCTACAAACCCAGCACGGAGGAGGATAGACCCAGCTCCTGTGCCCGGTTTCagctgggggacacagggatggaccCTCTAGATGAGCCCCCCCAGCTGAGGAACCCACCCCCAGGCTCTCACCTCCACGGATACGGCTTTGTCCGCGCTCTTCTTGCTGGGGGTCTCCGGGGCCGTCTGGGTCTTGGCAGGGACCATCTCCGGAGCTCGGGAAGGGTTATTGCTCTTGGAGGGGTGGgtctgggtttggggggggctgtgCCCAAAGCCCGGCATGCCCAGGGTCTCGGTGACAGCCGGCAGGTGGTGGAGGCTCACTGGGGGGCTGGTGGGCATCTCCAAATCCAGCCCTTTGCTGAAGTCCGTCTCGGGGGCCACCTTCTTGGGGGACTGGCTGAGGTTGCTGGGGGAGGTCCACACGCCCTCGTCCACTTGCCTGCCAGGGACAGAGCGAAGGCGCTGGGTGGCTGTACGGCACGGGGGGGGGCGACTGCGCCCTCCCCACGCCACGCCACAAAAAACCtgccttcctgcagctctgcatTATATGGCTGAAGGTTTACGTTCTCTGATGCACCTTTCCtgagaggacaggctgagagagctgggggggttcagcctggggaagagaaggctccggggagaccttggagccccttccagtccctaaaggggctccaggaaagctggggagggactctggagcagggaggggagccatgggacgagggggaagggttttaaggtgaaagaggggagatttagctgagatctcaggcagaaattgtttgctgtgaggagggtgagcccctggcccaggttgcccagaggagctgtggctgccccatccctggaggggttcaaagccaggctggatggggcttggagcagcctgggctggtgggaggtgtccctgcccagggcagggggtgggatggggtggcctttaaggtcccttcccacccaaaccgtccTAGGATGTGTAGGAAGGGGTTGGAGTTGATGCCGCAGCCTCCCTTGGAGGAGCACACGAACGAGCTCCTCTACCTGGCTGTCCATTTTCATGAACCTTGGAGGAAACTGAATCCCTCCGAATCCTGCCCCTCTGTCAGATCTGCCTGAAATTGCCCTTTGGATTCAGGAGTCATTAGGGCCGGGGAATGACAGGTAGGCAGATTCAGACACCGCGTGATCACACAAGCTCATTTCCGTAGAAAATCAGGCTAGCAATGAGCCCGAGGCGAGCCCGGAGCCGGAGCAGCGTGGCCGAGCCGTAATCCATCCCCAAAGGACTCGTAATGGGAAGAGGCAGGTGGGCTCAGCCGCGGTGCACGGCCCCGCCTGCCACTACCCTGAGATCTGGAAGATGATTTTTCTCCAGCAGAACGTTTTTTCTGCTCCTCGGGAAAGGGATTTCCGCTCGCGCCGAGGGTTGTCTTTCTATTGGGGTACACGGCCATGCTTTTTTTCAAGGATAAGGAAAAGTTAGTTTAGAAAGAGGGGTTCCCACAGGCACACTGAACACTGAGGACATTTTTTAGTTCCTCAGCagaaaaatgaggctttttttCAACAGCCCTTGGGATTTGCATCCGTACAGCGGAGAGGACACCGGCACGCACGCAGAGGGCACCGGGACAACTGAACGGACCATCAGTGTCCTCCAGGGTTCTCACGAGGGGCAGAAGATGTGATTATTTGGGGGAAAACAGGGCGAGCGCCggagggctgcggggccggggcggcggcggggggggggctcacctGCGGATCTGGGCGAGGGTGTCCGTCACCGTCTTGCAGCGCTTGAGCAGACCGTCCAGGCGGTTCGGCTCCTCCTTGAGGAACTTGACGGCTTCCACCTCCACCCGCAGCACCACCCGCATCttgctctgcaggctggggaactgggctggggtgggtgggagagcGGGGGGGTGGTCACCGGGGGCCCCGCCGTGCCAGGGGACACCAtgccccccaaaaccaccacacCCGCGGCAAGGGCACCCCGCCAGATGGAGCGGGGTGAATCCTGGGGAGCTCCTGCTCCCCGTGCCCATCATCCCTCCTCTGTCCACCCGCAGGCACCGGTTGTAGTCCCTCAAGGTGCCCCCCCCTCCACATCCGTGGGCACCAAACACTGCTCTGGAGGTGGGGGCTCGGTACCCAGGACCCTGGGGGCTCGGTGGCAGGGGGTGACGCAGAGCAGGTTGCTCCTGGCTCCCTGGCCAGTGCTCTGCTCGCCATCACGGCTTCTCGGCATCAGCCCGACCCTACAGAAAGGCTGCGGGAAAGCGGAGCTGCTCCCacctctgccctgtgccccccccggccctccccacggctccccccggcccctcttCTTGCAACCTCAGCGAGTGCTGCCAAATCATCGTTCAGGGAGCCCTGCCACTTCCAATCAGTGTCTCCTCGGGAAAAGCAGGAtgggggcaggaggctgcaggagcagcaaaaTGAAGGGCAGCGTCCACGGGGGTGGGCGAGGGCCATGTCCCCCGGGAcaagggctggcagcagccccgaGCTGtgtgggggggactgggagagacTTCGCAGGGCtgtcctgggcaggcagcagagcaaacaggggcagcagcaggggcaggggggtgcaGCCTTCACCCCCGCGGCAGCCCAAAGCCCACGGGACACACGCAGGGCACGAGGGAACCTCCCCTGGGGACGCAGCAGGACACCCCGGCAGCTGCAAACACCCAAAGCCAGAGGCAACGGGCAACCTGGAGCATCCCGCAGGCGCGGATGGAGCAGGGAGGTGCCACCCAGCCCCGGACCCGGACACCTCCTCACCCTTGAGGTCTGTCAGCGTCTCCCCCAGCTGCTTGAGCACCACcgccttctcctccagctcctgcaccGGGATGAGCCGGTGGTTGTGGGCCAAATCCTTCTGGATCTTCTCCACCGACTTCTCCAGGTCACTGTGAGCACAGGGCAGGGGTGTCACTGCTGCTCGGGGACGCCGGTGAGCCCCAGGGGTGGCCAGCCCAAGAGGTCCCCAGgcggcagaggggagctgggctggggacacctcCATGCTGGGTGTGCGGTCAAGGATGTGACCCGGCACCGTGCGGAGCTGCCGATTTACACCCATGAGGGACATGGCCCATCGAGGTCAGCGTGCAaggaccccctccctccccgctgccatGCCCGGCCCCGGCTCACTTGAGCTGCTGGGTGATGAGCTCCTCCTCGTTGAGGTACCGCAGCCGCTCCTCCTCCACCAAGCTGCGCTGGCGCTGCAGCGGGTCCTCGTGCTTGCGCATGGTGTCCGTCACCCGCACGCTGATCTCCGTCTCCGTCCGTCGCAGCATCGTCTTCACCGTCTCTTGGTTCTGCAGCTGCGGGGgcgaggaggtgggggggggcttCAGGCTGGGCAAGATTCTCCCCCTCAATGGGGACCGGCGTGGGGACAGCTCTGAGctcccacacccagccccacgcAAGGTCACCAGGAGCGGTGACCTAGGGGCACAGcctagctggaggtcagtgacgagtggtggtccccaggggtcagtactgggcccagtcctgttcaatatactcatcgatgacctggatgaggggatggagtgcaccctcagcacgttcgccaatgacacaaagctggggggggtggctgacacagcagaaggttgtgccgccatccagagagacctggccaggctggagagttgggcggggAGAAACCTTGTGTAATTCAACACGGGcaagggcagggtgctgccacagggaggaacaacccccccacaccaggccaggctgggggtgacttgctggagagcagctctgtggaaagagacctgggagtcctgggggacaacgggatgaccatgagccagcaatgggcacttttggccaagaaggccaatggcatcctggggggcatcaagaagagtgtggccagcaggtggagggaggttcatcctccccctctgctctgccctggggaggccacggctggagcactggggccagtgctgggctccccggttccagaaggacagggaactgctggagaggggacagcaaagggccaccgagatgctgaggggactggaacacctctctgatggacaaaggctgagggatttgggtctctttagcctggaaaaaagacggctgaggggggatcttatcaacgcttataaatacttcaagggggggtgtcaggaggatggggccaggctcttctcagtggtgcccggggacaggacaaggggtaacgggcacaaacttgcccctgggaagttccatctcaacaggaggaggaacttctttgctgtgagggtggcagagccctggcacaggctgcccagagaggtgggggagtctccgtctctggagacattccaaccccgcctggacgcgttcctgtgccacctgctctgggggaccctgctctggccgggggttggaggggatgatctccagagatccctgccaaccctacgattctgtgattctgtaaagggGGATTTTTCCTGCTCCAGTGCTGGAGCCACCCCAGTAAGAGTTGGGACGGGATGGGGTttaccccccaccccgcctctcACCGGGTACCCACCTGCAGCTTcttgagctgctgcagctggttgCGGAGGTCGCTGGCGTTCTGCTGCAGGTCGTGGAGGTGCAGCTGCATGTGCAGGCGGGTGATGGCCGTGGGCTGCCCCGCCGGCGTGCTGGTGGCGGAGGGCGGTGGGGGCGCGGGCACCGGTGTCCCCATGCCGCTGCGGCTGGTCGCTGCAGGGTGGGGGGCAAGCAGAGGCTGCTGAGGGCACATCCCCCACGCCGGGGGAGGCTCCAGACCcggctcctcctctgctttcctgggAAAACCTTCTGTTCCCCACCCTCTGTTCCGTTCTGGGTGGGCTACCCACTACCCCACGTTGGCTCCGAGGAGAGGCCACCCCAAAGCTGTCCCTTAGCAAGGCCAGGGGTCCTGCTGGTTGCCAGCATCTTGGGGGGGCTACAGACCCCCCAGTCCTGCACCCAGCCCCAATCCTGGGACTCCCAGCAGCCGCGGGCGGAGtgggggggtgctgtggggcaagGGGCTGGCTCTCCAGTCACTTACACGCTGATGGGGGGGTCCCACCGTTGGTGGCTTCAGTCTTCTCGCTGCAATGGAAGAGAGAAATGGAGCGAGCGTGCACCGGGCACCTCCGTCCCCACCGGCTGAGGGGGCCGCAGGGGCACGGTGGGGGCTGGCgtcccccgggggggcgggggacagGACTCCTTACCTGGGGGTCTCGGCCTCGGAGCCGCGGAGCAGCGCGCTCTGCACCAGCCCCGTCAGGCTGGCGATCTGCTTCTCCATCGCCTCCATCCgctccctgcccgggggggggagagaggggccgGGTGAGGGGCTGGCTCCGGCACCGCGGGCACCGTCAGGCTTGTCCTGGCCCCCCCCGAACCCACCCCCCGGGTCCCTGCAAGCCCCGGGAGGGAcgctggggaggcagcagcactGTTGTCACCAGCTATATCCCCCCCTCCGCCAtcattccctctctcttcttgcctccagctgcccccagtcgctcccctcagccctgcaCAATTTGGTGCTTCATCCCGGGCATCTCTGCCGTGGCGATGCTGGGGCAAAGCCTTCCTCCACTCTTCCTCTACCTCCCCAGCTGCACCGAGGGACGACCCCCCGAGCAGCAAAGCTCGTacctgtgtgtgggggggttccCTTCTCACCTTGTTTCCGCGTCCTTGGCCGGTCCAGGGGAACCGAACCCCGAGAGCGGGCGATCGCCGGGGCCGGGAAACAGCTCGGGGGGGCCGGAGGAGCTGGGGTTGCGTGGCTTGTTGACGGGGCTCTCCATGAAGACGGAGGAGCAGGAATCCTTGCGGAAGGACTGACGGACGGGCGAGGAGCGGCTGGGGGGGCCCGAGTAGGGGCTGTGcgggctctgccccggctgcACGTCCACCATCttctgcggggaggaggggggcatgCGGAATCCCAAGCCGGGTCCGTACGTGTCGCTGTAGATGGGCGCGTTGGGCTTGTACAGGCTGTCCTCCAGCTCCGTCTGCAGGGCGGCCGCCGAGTAGGTGCTGAGCGAGCGAACGGACCCCCGCTTGTACAGCCCCCCCGAGTAGCCGAAAGGGTCTCCCATGCCAGCCAGGGACTGGGTGGAGGTGATGCTGAGCCGGCCCTCGTGCACCATGCCGTAGGGATCGGCGTACAGCCCTTCGTTCTTCACCAACACCACGTTCTTCCCGGCCAGGTCTTCGTCCGGCTTCACGTCCCGGCGCTCCAGGatggcgctggggctgggggagacgcCCTGGGCGGGCGGCAGGCTGGAGAGGCGCTCGGCGTGATGGACGGGGCTGCCGGCGTAGGAGGGCGGGCGGCCCCCGCTGTAGGACATGCGGGAGCGGGACGGGGAGGAGGACTGGAGcaccggcggcggggagccggagGCGAGGTGGGACGCCGGGGACATGTTGTTCAGCCGGCGGGTGGGAGATGACTCCCTGGAGGTGTACACCATCTCCCGCTGCGGAaaggggcgaggcggggggggggggggtcagcacgGCGTCCCTGCGGGCTGGCCCCCTGCCCTTGCTGTCCCTGGCTGGgaccctgccccgctgccccccctccAAGGACCAAGGTCTGCAGCTCCTGCGTCTTCACCTGGCCTCGGCAAACGGCAGCTCCCGCACCCCCATCCAGGAGCGGGATGATTTATTCTGATGAATCCCCTAATTATCATGTTTATTACCCTGCTGTCAGGCTCCAAACATCCATTCTCTTAAAGAAACACTTAACAGCGCTGGAACTGGGCAAGACGAATCGCGGTCATTACTCCTTCCATAAACACACGCAATTACCAGTCCCTGTCTCCGTCCCTTTCTCTCTTTACTGGTCCCAGCCCCCGGGGTGCGCCCGCACCGCAGGCTCTCCCCGTGACTCCCCGTCCCCCCTTACCCGCAGGTCGCCGTTGGTGATGTGCGAGGCTGGGAACGAAGCATAAAGCGGCTCTTTCCGGTAGATTTTAATGATGCTTCTGTCCTGGATGTCgctgaaagaagaggaagagccgTGAGCATCCCAGACAGGCAGCCGCCGAGCCCCCAGCAATTCCCAGCCACGGGACTGCCCCCGCACCCACCCTTCTGCTTTCATCCCACTAATTTCCTCGCTCGTGATGCtcgtaaagaaaggaaaaatcaagttGCGGTGGATTCCCGAGCCCCCCAGCCTCACCGGACATCCTCCAGCTCGTAGAAGACGTTGCGCGACTCGTCCTTGATGAGGATGGCGGTGTTGGGAGACTTCAGCATCCCCATGGTGAGCTTCTGGGGGAACATGTGGACAATGAGGGCGTGCAGGGTGTCCATGCTGCTGATCTCGTGGGTGATGTGGACGCGCCTCGTCTCATCCCCGAACTGCAGGAAAAGGACCCCTGGAAGCAGAGGGAGCGGAAAGCGGTGAGGTGCGCCCGAACCTCTTCTCCACTCGACGCCGAAGACGTGACGCAGGTTTGCCCCCCTCCTTGGAGGTCCCTGTGTACGCCCTCAGGGACCTCTGGCCACCCAACCTCACCCTGGAGCagcgaggccgaaggcagcacaGCATTCAGTGTCCCCCGCTCCTCCTGGGGTTATTTGGGCAGATACAAACCAACCCCCCCGCACCTGGCACACGCCGGCATCTGCCGGCCGCCACGGGCCGCGGTGTCTGTTGGTGGCCAGGCAGGTACGTGGCACCCGTCCCGCGGGATGCCGAGCCCCGGGGCTACCTGGCGATCGCAGCTTTGTCTGGCTGGTGGAGCGGGACAAGGGCAAGCTCTGCCGGAACCGATTCATCCTGTTGAACCCCAGGGGCAGCTCCGCTTCCGACATGGTTTCCAGGGATTCGGCTGAGGCGAAGGAGAGTTTGGCTTGATCGGCCAagccgggctgggagccctgggagtGCCGGGAGCTCCTCGTctggaaggggagaggggagaggtgaGAGGGGAGCTGCGCTGGGTACCCCAGCCCCGTCTGCTCCCCGGGATGCCGGTGtgctgctcccgctgctcctCCAGAGCCTGGGATGGAGCGGTTTGTGTGATGCTTAGCCGCATCCGGGGATGCTCCATCCTGGATCCCCAGCGGGGTCAGCACACCGACGTGGTCCAGCCGTGGCGCCATCTCCTCCTCTAAGCACGTACCACCACTTACAGCCCCCTTTGCCTCCTGCAATCCCTCGCTGGCGTTTTCCGCTCCCGGGGCTCGCGGCACTCTGCATTTCCAAGCCTCCCGGTGCCATTCCAGCCACCTTTGAGGTCCCCCAGCAGCAACCCGCTCGAAATAAAACCAGCGCGAGCTAGCTGGCGACAGAGCCGGGGCTCGCATGCAGGCGCTGGAATAACCTTAGCAATTACAGGAGGTTACACATCCATTACGCCAATGAACCAGCTCCCGGGAAACATAAATGCCCGGCTTATTCTGGAAGCAAAGCAGCGGCAAGGTTTATGGCTGCCTGAGCCGGGGGAACGTAATGGGTTTGGGTTTATAGCGGTAAAAATTTAATATGCCAGGAGTCCAATTTCACATGGCCGCGCGTGTGTATCCACCGCGTGAACGTTCCGGCTACAGACACGGGTTTTCTGCGCAAACATCTCCCAACGCGCCGCGGGGGCCCCGTGCCACAGGTacgccccccccccacaccccccgccccggcagcggcgCCAGCGCTGCCTGCCCAGACCCCGAAATACGAGGCTTGATTTTCCAGACACCCGTTCGACGTCGGCAAATCAAACCGGGAGAACAAACGGCTCCTGGGGTGCGGAAAAGGCAGCGTGGAAGGGACGACAGCTCTATTTTAACAccgaaaagaaaaatcaatatgaAATGATAACAGCCATCACCGTCATTTAAATTAGACATTAATTGGAAGATTTAATTAATCCTGCGGGGCGGGGTTTTCTAGGACTTGAAACGTTCTCGCTGTAGCTAATTGCTGGAAAATTGAGTGCTTAGTTGTGGTGCTGTTGTTTTAGCACAAAGCACGCTGGCAGATGCTTGAAGTCTTACATCAAGAGAGGGAAGCGGGGCTGGAGCGAACCTGGGCCGGCGCATCCACCAGCCCCATCCAcggggggcctggggggccgtgggAGACCATGGGGGGCTTTCCAGCGGGTAAGGAAGCTGCGGTGAGCGGGAGGCGATGGAGAGGCCCGGTCTCCTCTCCCCCATGTTCACAGCATGCAGGTCTTTGGGGTGTAGAAGGTGTTTTTTTGGAGCTCCCAGCCCTTGTACAGCCCCAGGAAACCTGGAGGGCTCGTGGTCCCCTGGCTCCCGCCCCAGGAGGGGTTCTTGGGCAAGGGAAAGTGCAGGGAGCCCATGGCCAGGATGCAACccacgctgccagggctgcccttgagcctggctctgctcccccggcagccctttcccctctgctccttcccctgccctgtctccatccatccctccacccctccatccctccatccttctctccatccatccctccttccttctctccatccatccctccttctctccatccatccctccatccctccttctctccatccatccctccatccctctctccatccatccttctctccatccctccctccatccctccatccatccctccccgctcccctcccaacTCACCCCCAACCAGAGCTCACATCTGGGCTGGACATGAAAATCTGTGGAGCTCTCACAGGAGGTGACGAAAGGCCGTtggcacgcacgcacacacacacacacaaacacacccccacacacccgcCTCCCCAGGATGTGTTTTGTCGGGAGAAGATAATCATAAGAACAAATTGATTGagccgaggcggggggggagatcgctgcctccccctccccgtggCACGACAGGACGGCGCAGCCCGCGTTGCCATGTAGCATCCTTGTTGCTAAGGGCTGCTGCCGTCTGCGTGCCTCGGCACAACACCCCAGCCACCGCGGTCCCTACAGCCCCACAGCACGACACCCTGATGCACCGCGCTCCCTATAGCACGACACCCCAACACACCATGGGCCCTAGAGCGCAACGCCCCAACCACTGCCGTCCCTACAGCCCCCACAGCACAACACCCCAACCACTGTGGTCCCTACAGCCCCCATAGCACAACACCCTGATGCACCGCGCTCCCTATAGCACGACACCCCAACACACCATGGGCCCTAGAGCGCAACACCCTGATGCACTGCAGTCCCTACAGCCCCTAGAGCACAACACCCCAACCACTGCGGTCCCTACAGCCCCTAGAGCACAACACCCCAACCACTGCGGTCCCTACAGCCCCTAGAGCACAACACCCCAACCACTGCGGTCCCTACAGCCCCTAGAGCACAACACCCCAACCACTGCGGTCCCTACAGTCCCTAGAGCGCAACACCCCAACCACTGCAGTCCCTACAGCCCCTAGAGTGCATCACCCCGATGCACCGCGGTCCCTACAACCCCATAGCGCAACACCCTGATGCACTGCACTCCCTAAAGCACAACACCCCCACACACCATGGGCCCTAGAGCGCAACACCCCAACCACTGCCGTCCCTACAGCCCCCACAGCACAACACCCCAACCCCTGTGGTCCCTACAGCCCCCATAGCACAACACCCTGATGCACCGCGCTCCCTATAGCACGACACCCCAACACACCATGGGCCCTAGAGCACAACACCCTGATGCACTGCAGTCCCTACAGCCCCTAGAGCACAACACCCCAACCACTGCAGTCCCTACAGCCCCTAGAGTGCATCACCCCGACCACTGCAGTCCCTACAGCCCCTAGAGCACAACACCCCAAGCACTGCAGTCCCTACAGCCCCCACAGCACAACACCCCAAGCACTGCAGTCCCTACAGCCCCTAGAGTGCATCACCCCGATGCACCGcagtccccacagcccccacagcACAACACCCGACACACCGCGTTCCGGTGGGATGGCTGCGGGAGGGGGTGCCCAGGagagctgccctgctccaggtGAGCCCGacccctcctgcctctgcccgggggctgcagcTGACCTCAAGTAATTAAGCTCATCTGCTGGAGCTAATTATGGCAtcagtcaaacaaaaaaaaaaaaaaaaaaggaaaaaaaaaaaaaaggaaaaaatggtcaAGATGGAAATTAATGGCTTTTTAGCCCGGAAGGGAGTGTTCTGGCCTGCTGCTCAGTGGGATGTGCTCTCCCGGCCCGAGCAGGGACCCAGCGGCCCCACAAAGCCCTCAATGGCACCGTAGCGAGAGCCacacgtgtgtccccccccggcacccctcaCCGCAGGGTCCCTCCGGGGATGCGGGAACCCCCGTGATGGGTGCAGGGCACCCACCAACCCCGGGGCCACCGCGGGATGCTGGCGAGCTGGAAAGGACGGAGCCGGTGGAGTGAGGGGGGGCTCCAAGCGctattttggggaggggggggggttggtgtttCTCTGCCATTTCTTGCCTGTGTCCATttcagccacagcggctctgccgCTCTGGTGCAGCTGCGGGATCCGGGTGCCCACGGATCCGGGTGCCCATGGAGTCCCTGCAGGGGGGAGGACAAGA
Proteins encoded:
- the SRCIN1 gene encoding SRC kinase signaling inhibitor 1 isoform X2, with the translated sequence MNRQRDPRSLNPPPLGEGLARIYRGILAAVGALRPAKEPPSAPGDAGAACPVPPKQFAGRRGSRPAPADPERTSTHMISADDAEYPREYRTLGNGTRRFSNVGLVHTSERRHTVIAAQSLEALTGLQKSEMERKRDAFMDHLKNKYPQHALALRGQQERMRDQTRSSRHSQGSQPGLADQAKLSFASAESLETMSEAELPLGFNRMNRFRQSLPLSRSTSQTKLRSPGVLFLQFGDETRRVHITHEISSMDTLHALIVHMFPQKLTMGMLKSPNTAILIKDESRNVFYELEDVRDIQDRSIIKIYRKEPLYASFPASHITNGDLRREMVYTSRESSPTRRLNNMSPASHLASGSPPPVLQSSSPSRSRMSYSGGRPPSYAGSPVHHAERLSSLPPAQGVSPSPSAILERRDVKPDEDLAGKNVVLVKNEGLYADPYGMVHEGRLSITSTQSLAGMGDPFGYSGGLYKRGSVRSLSTYSAAALQTELEDSLYKPNAPIYSDTYGPGLGFRMPPSSPQKMVDVQPGQSPHSPYSGPPSRSSPVRQSFRKDSCSSVFMESPVNKPRNPSSSGPPELFPGPGDRPLSGFGSPGPAKDAETRERMEAMEKQIASLTGLVQSALLRGSEAETPSEKTEATNGGTPPSASTSRSGMGTPVPAPPPPSATSTPAGQPTAITRLHMQLHLHDLQQNASDLRNQLQQLKKLQLQNQETVKTMLRRTETEISVRVTDTMRKHEDPLQRQRSLVEEERLRYLNEEELITQQLNDLEKSVEKIQKDLAHNHRLIPVQELEEKAVVLKQLGETLTDLKAQFPSLQSKMRVVLRVEVEAVKFLKEEPNRLDGLLKRCKTVTDTLAQIRRQVDEGVWTSPSNLSQSPKKVAPETDFSKGLDLEMPTSPPVSLHHLPAVTETLGMPGFGHSPPQTQTHPSKSNNPSRAPEMVPAKTQTAPETPSKKSADKAVSVEAAERDWEEKRAALTQYSAKDINRLLEETQAELMKAIPDLEFAAKHKQGTGSGSAASTPEHKPSKPQHAPKSGGKGDPNGRRGSDELTVPRYRTEKPSKSPPPPPPRRSFPSSHGLTTTRSGEVIVTSKKEPGFMKKAESEELETQKPQVKLRRTVSEVVRPASTPPIIASAIKDDDDEDRIIAELEVFQRSSASPFLPKLRYDPLAAAVSPGHADLWPNGASVAAEGWKEPLALAAPGSRAFSLPQIVLTEWVSEPPSPEAEPEAWVERGCSEHGHPAGCGGAGGELRPEGGRKCRLSPGSSKKSPSAAGCPPGSAPQPPSSPSRGRARAAGETWRFPPAASEVPSFSKHKGSCPMGGEAGDAAPNAADRQEGSGKTSHRGPLAAQPPCPRGEPAGPGAGEAMLPSSGAVPRLCGDGDPRGGARQSVREASLPPGDSAGACKQARREGGSPAPACPAPSPRSLPGRDPAPRGRGQSPAEHPQEQVAAFSKPSHGVASPSRGDVAAAAGGEGGAEDARAGGKAMEGLSEGQLSPCRSMTPRSKEIYEGTYQRLDSLEETIRELEITISEISSHPSAEFVFPKELLGQAGSKDAGEKTREGVGDLRDSRCDDGTALDLSQAKDDASASPSPSKTKPPLLPKPQLPLDTPQSGGVSIPAMKVVNPASRLKQSQQGSPDKSKHIKQRMEYMRIQGQQQAARPSKEASETSPAVSEKPASGRTSIPVLTSFGARNSSISF